The Leifsonia williamsii genome includes a region encoding these proteins:
- a CDS encoding response regulator transcription factor: MKLLVVEDDPDMGGLVQRGLAAEGYDVTLVTNGVDAMIALRSDAFAAAAIDVMLPGMSGFELCRHIREQQNPMPILLLTARDAIEDRVHGLDSGADDYLTKPFAFAELAARLRALLRREPSGMRPQVSVGRLTIDSHEHQAIVSGHEMPLSRREFTLLRLFATNPDKTLSRADILESVWGTTENIGTNVIDQYVSYLRKKLDSADAGLSIVTERGRGYRLDAKNAQPAPAEAGAAAGAGAAPAPTAASAAAAAEPASAEGRGASRS, encoded by the coding sequence ATGAAGCTGCTCGTTGTCGAAGACGATCCGGACATGGGAGGCCTGGTCCAGCGCGGCCTCGCCGCCGAGGGCTACGACGTCACCCTGGTCACGAACGGCGTGGACGCGATGATCGCGCTGCGCTCGGACGCCTTCGCCGCCGCCGCGATCGACGTGATGCTGCCCGGGATGAGCGGGTTCGAACTGTGCCGGCACATCCGCGAGCAGCAGAACCCGATGCCCATCCTGCTGCTCACCGCCCGCGACGCCATCGAGGACCGCGTGCACGGCCTCGACTCCGGAGCCGACGACTACCTCACCAAGCCGTTCGCGTTCGCCGAGCTGGCCGCCCGCCTGCGCGCCCTGCTGCGCCGGGAGCCCAGCGGGATGCGGCCGCAGGTGAGCGTCGGGAGGCTGACGATCGATTCGCACGAGCACCAGGCGATCGTCTCCGGGCACGAGATGCCGCTCAGCCGCCGCGAGTTCACGCTGCTGCGGCTCTTCGCCACCAACCCCGACAAGACGCTGTCGCGCGCCGACATCCTCGAGTCGGTCTGGGGCACCACCGAGAACATCGGCACCAACGTGATCGACCAGTACGTCTCGTACCTGCGCAAGAAGCTCGACTCGGCCGACGCCGGCCTCTCGATCGTCACCGAGCGCGGCCGGGGGTACCGGCTGGATGCGAAGAACGCGCAGCCAGCGCCGGCGGAGGCCGGTGCCGCTGCCGGTGCCGGTGCGGCGCCT
- the rocD gene encoding ornithine--oxo-acid transaminase yields the protein MSTTTGDGAQTESQTQAESQTQAIAREAAHLAHNYHPLPVVIASGEGAWVTDIGGRRYLDCLAAYSAVNFGHSNPVLLEAARAQLDRITLTSRAFHNDRLGPFAEDLARLAHKELVLPMNTGAEAVESAVKVARAWGYRVKGVGAGRANIVVMAGNFHGRTTTIVGFSDDPQARDDFGPYTPGFRTVPYGDVEALAAAIDEDSVAVLVEPVQGEAGIILPPPGYLAGVRELCDRRRVLFVADEIQSGLGRTGSTFACDLAGVTPDLYLLGKALGGGIVPVSAVVGDAAVLGVLRPGEHGSTFGGNPLGAAIGSAVVAMLATGEPQARAAALGVLLRERLEGLVGHGVEAVRCVGLWAGIDIDPALGTGRRICELLMERGVLAKDTHGSTIRLAPPLVVEEADLAWALDQLEAVLASA from the coding sequence ATGAGCACGACGACCGGCGACGGGGCGCAGACCGAGTCGCAGACGCAGGCAGAGTCGCAGACGCAGGCCATCGCCCGCGAGGCGGCCCACCTCGCGCACAACTACCACCCCCTCCCCGTGGTCATCGCCTCCGGGGAGGGCGCCTGGGTGACCGACATCGGGGGCCGCCGCTACCTCGACTGCCTCGCCGCCTACTCCGCGGTGAACTTCGGCCACTCCAACCCGGTGCTGCTGGAGGCCGCCCGCGCACAGCTGGACCGCATCACCCTCACCAGTCGCGCCTTCCACAACGACCGGCTCGGCCCCTTCGCCGAGGACCTCGCTCGCCTGGCGCACAAGGAGTTGGTCCTCCCGATGAACACCGGCGCCGAGGCCGTCGAGTCGGCGGTGAAGGTCGCGCGCGCCTGGGGCTACCGCGTCAAGGGCGTCGGCGCCGGCCGCGCGAACATCGTCGTGATGGCGGGCAACTTCCACGGCCGCACGACGACGATCGTCGGCTTCTCGGACGATCCGCAGGCCCGCGACGACTTCGGTCCGTATACGCCGGGCTTCCGTACCGTGCCGTACGGAGACGTGGAGGCGCTCGCGGCGGCGATCGACGAGGACTCCGTCGCCGTGCTGGTCGAGCCGGTGCAGGGGGAGGCCGGGATCATCCTCCCGCCTCCCGGCTACCTCGCCGGGGTGCGCGAGCTGTGCGACCGGCGCCGGGTGCTGTTCGTCGCGGACGAGATCCAATCGGGCCTGGGCCGCACGGGTTCGACGTTCGCGTGCGACCTGGCCGGCGTGACGCCCGACCTGTATCTGCTGGGCAAGGCGCTCGGCGGCGGGATCGTGCCGGTGTCGGCGGTCGTCGGCGACGCCGCCGTGCTCGGCGTGCTGCGCCCGGGCGAGCACGGCTCGACCTTCGGCGGCAACCCGCTGGGCGCGGCGATCGGCAGCGCGGTGGTGGCGATGCTGGCGACAGGGGAGCCGCAAGCGCGCGCAGCAGCGCTCGGCGTCCTCCTGCGCGAGCGGCTCGAGGGCCTGGTCGGCCACGGGGTGGAGGCGGTGCGCTGCGTCGGCCTGTGGGCGGGCATCGACATCGATCCCGCGCTCGGCACCGGACGCCGGATCTGCGAGCTGCTGATGGAGCGCGGCGTGCTCGCGAAGGACACCCACGGCTCCACCATCCGGCTCGCGCCTCCGCTCGTCGTCGAGGAGGCCGATCTGGCCTGGGCGCTTGACCAGCTGGAGGCCGTGCTCGCGAGCGCGTGA
- a CDS encoding SRPBCC family protein has product MSETARASIRIDADRSAVWRALTDPETISRFMFGTKVETDWQEGSPIVYRGEWEGAPYEDHGTLLEVVPDDRLVSTYYSPLSGKPDVPENYQTVSYLLSTEGDATLVTVTQGGCADAAEAERMSGNWGMTLESLRSVVEGG; this is encoded by the coding sequence ATGAGCGAGACAGCACGCGCCAGCATCCGCATCGACGCCGACCGCTCCGCCGTGTGGCGGGCGCTGACCGACCCCGAGACGATCTCGCGGTTCATGTTCGGCACGAAGGTCGAGACCGACTGGCAGGAGGGCAGCCCGATCGTCTACCGCGGGGAGTGGGAGGGCGCGCCGTACGAGGACCACGGCACGCTGCTCGAGGTGGTGCCGGACGACCGGCTCGTCTCGACCTACTACAGCCCGCTCAGCGGCAAGCCCGACGTCCCCGAGAACTACCAGACGGTCTCGTACCTGCTCTCGACCGAGGGCGACGCGACGCTCGTCACGGTCACGCAGGGCGGCTGCGCCGACGCGGCGGAGGCCGAGCGGATGAGCGGCAACTGGGGCATGACGCTGGAGTCGCTGCGGTCGGTCGTCGAAGGGGGCTGA
- a CDS encoding sugar ABC transporter substrate-binding protein, which produces MKKRSLSLAALAIAALSLTACSGNGAAGGDGGPVDAKGQKLSVWIMQGTNPDSTAFFKEVGDEFTKETGAKLDVQFVQWADAHDRFVTSIAGNTTPDVAETGTTWTAEFADAGALAPIGDYVKKAGLEKDLVAGLKESGTYDGELYGMPWYAGVRSLVYRADVFQELGLDAPKSWDDIVAAGEKIKAAKPDMIPFAVPGNAEFGVYPWVWGAGGEVATEKKGKWTSGLDSAESRAGIEFYTGLATKHGFSTPGATTWKETDVLDNFNQGKVAMAIQGSWTPATIVQKAPELKGKIGATPIPGEKEGISPSVLGGSHLSVFNTAKNKDLAFAFVKLMTTGKFAEEWASQTGYFSGLNSLVTKTMDSDDPLVKPFATQLVDGGASVPVTPQFGAVQAKQTTNAMIQSILSGQKSVDEATSDAAKEMTGLLNDK; this is translated from the coding sequence ATGAAGAAGCGCTCTCTCTCCCTCGCCGCCCTCGCCATCGCCGCTCTGAGCCTCACGGCCTGCTCCGGCAACGGCGCGGCCGGCGGCGACGGGGGCCCGGTCGACGCGAAGGGCCAGAAACTCAGCGTCTGGATCATGCAGGGCACCAACCCGGATTCGACCGCCTTCTTCAAGGAGGTCGGAGACGAGTTCACGAAGGAGACCGGCGCGAAGCTCGACGTCCAGTTCGTGCAGTGGGCAGACGCTCACGACCGGTTCGTCACCTCCATCGCCGGCAACACCACGCCGGACGTCGCCGAGACCGGCACCACCTGGACCGCCGAGTTCGCGGACGCCGGCGCCCTCGCGCCGATCGGCGACTACGTGAAGAAGGCGGGCCTCGAGAAGGACCTGGTCGCGGGCCTCAAGGAGTCCGGCACCTACGACGGCGAGCTGTACGGCATGCCCTGGTACGCCGGCGTCCGCTCGCTCGTGTACCGGGCCGACGTGTTCCAGGAGCTCGGGCTCGACGCCCCGAAGAGCTGGGACGACATCGTCGCCGCCGGCGAGAAGATCAAGGCCGCCAAGCCCGACATGATCCCGTTCGCCGTCCCCGGCAACGCCGAGTTCGGCGTCTACCCGTGGGTCTGGGGCGCGGGCGGCGAGGTTGCGACCGAGAAGAAGGGCAAGTGGACCTCCGGCCTCGACAGCGCCGAGTCGCGCGCGGGCATCGAGTTCTACACCGGCCTCGCCACGAAGCACGGCTTCTCGACCCCGGGTGCGACCACCTGGAAGGAGACCGACGTGCTCGACAACTTCAACCAAGGCAAGGTCGCCATGGCGATCCAGGGCTCCTGGACCCCGGCGACCATCGTGCAGAAGGCGCCGGAGCTGAAGGGCAAGATCGGCGCCACCCCGATCCCGGGCGAGAAGGAGGGCATCAGCCCGTCCGTGCTCGGCGGCTCGCACCTGAGCGTCTTCAACACCGCGAAGAACAAGGACCTGGCGTTCGCCTTCGTCAAGCTCATGACGACCGGGAAGTTCGCTGAGGAGTGGGCGTCGCAGACCGGCTACTTCTCGGGCCTCAACTCGCTGGTCACCAAGACCATGGACTCCGACGACCCGCTGGTGAAGCCGTTCGCCACCCAGCTCGTCGACGGCGGCGCCTCGGTGCCGGTCACCCCGCAGTTCGGCGCGGTGCAGGCGAAGCAGACCACCAACGCCATGATCCAGTCGATCCTCTCCGGCCAGAAGTCGGTCGACGAGGCCACGTCCGACGCGGCCAAGGAGATGACCGGCCTGCTGAACGACAAGTGA
- the ddaH gene encoding dimethylargininase has protein sequence MSIADEDVRPEPEAAAVRSPRHRTVLMCRPEHFAVVYRINPWMDPARPTDTALAVRQWEQLRGVYLDLGFDVELIDPLPGLPDMVYAANGGFVLGNVAYGASFVHPQRRAEGPAYLEWFRANGFETVEPAEVNEGEGDFLVVGDAILAGTGFRSTDASHRELEAIMGRPVLTLRLTHPDYYHLDTALTVLDETPGHEHIAYLPSAFDEPSRTLLRERFPDAILVAEEDAAVLGLNAFSNGRDVVIAARATGFAAQLREHGYTPIGVDLSELLRGGGGVKCCTLELRRSRTEPKETR, from the coding sequence ATGTCGATCGCTGACGAGGATGTGCGGCCGGAGCCGGAAGCGGCGGCCGTACGCTCGCCGCGGCACAGGACGGTGCTGATGTGCCGCCCCGAGCACTTCGCGGTCGTCTACCGGATCAACCCGTGGATGGACCCGGCCCGGCCGACCGACACCGCCCTCGCCGTGCGCCAGTGGGAGCAGCTGCGCGGCGTCTACCTCGACCTCGGCTTCGACGTGGAGCTCATCGACCCGCTCCCCGGCCTGCCCGACATGGTCTACGCGGCGAACGGCGGCTTCGTGCTGGGCAACGTGGCGTACGGCGCGAGCTTCGTCCACCCGCAGCGACGGGCGGAGGGCCCCGCGTACCTCGAGTGGTTCCGCGCCAACGGGTTCGAGACGGTCGAGCCGGCGGAGGTGAACGAGGGGGAGGGGGACTTCCTCGTCGTGGGCGACGCGATCCTGGCGGGCACCGGCTTCCGCAGCACCGACGCCAGCCATCGCGAGCTGGAGGCGATCATGGGCAGGCCCGTGCTCACCCTCCGGCTGACCCACCCGGACTACTACCACCTGGACACCGCCCTGACCGTGCTCGACGAGACGCCGGGACACGAGCACATCGCGTACCTGCCCTCCGCCTTCGACGAGCCGAGCCGGACGCTGCTGCGCGAGCGGTTCCCCGACGCGATCCTCGTCGCCGAGGAGGATGCGGCCGTGCTCGGTCTCAACGCCTTCTCGAACGGTCGTGACGTGGTGATCGCCGCGCGCGCCACCGGGTTCGCTGCGCAGCTGCGCGAGCACGGCTACACCCCCATCGGCGTCGACCTCTCCGAGCTGCTGCGGGGCGGGGGCGGCGTCAAGTGCTGCACCCTCGAGCTCCGCCGGAGCCGGACCGAGCCGAAGGAGACGCGATGA
- a CDS encoding carbohydrate ABC transporter permease, with protein MTVDVRPETPVARPSRGRGAGPSTPSRRRRRLVAAGRPWLLLAPALIVLAGLLLWPLVRVVIFSLQDYGLREIVSGRTNFIGLQNYVEVFTNSTLWAVALPNTVVFAVLSVTGTVVLGTLVALLMANLGPTWRTVVGSAIMIAWAMPAVTGTYVWIWIFDADNGIVNATLKNLGLMQEPFNWFTNPVSFYAIVLLNIIHHGFPFVAITVLAGLLGVPKEMLEAAEMDGAGPVRRFFSIIVPSLKQVFAVVIILSTIWDFKVFAQVYLMPGGSGSNRQVLNLGVWSYVESFGQNRYGFGSAIAVLLTLVLLAITVVYVRTMLKEDKL; from the coding sequence ATGACGGTCGACGTCCGCCCCGAGACCCCGGTCGCGCGCCCGTCGCGCGGCCGGGGCGCCGGGCCCTCCACCCCCTCCCGCCGCCGCCGTCGGCTCGTCGCCGCCGGCCGCCCCTGGCTGCTGCTCGCGCCCGCGCTGATCGTGCTGGCCGGCCTGCTGCTCTGGCCGCTCGTGCGCGTCGTGATCTTCTCGCTGCAGGACTACGGCCTGCGCGAGATCGTGAGCGGCCGCACCAACTTCATCGGCCTCCAGAACTACGTCGAGGTCTTCACCAACTCCACGCTGTGGGCGGTCGCCCTCCCGAACACGGTCGTGTTCGCCGTCCTCTCGGTGACGGGGACGGTCGTGCTCGGGACGCTGGTGGCGCTCCTCATGGCCAATCTCGGCCCGACCTGGCGGACCGTCGTCGGCAGCGCGATCATGATCGCGTGGGCGATGCCCGCGGTGACCGGCACATACGTCTGGATCTGGATCTTCGACGCCGACAACGGCATCGTCAACGCCACGCTCAAGAACCTCGGGCTCATGCAGGAGCCGTTCAACTGGTTCACCAACCCGGTGAGCTTCTACGCGATCGTGCTGCTGAACATCATCCACCACGGCTTCCCGTTCGTCGCGATCACCGTGCTCGCCGGTCTGCTCGGCGTTCCGAAGGAGATGCTGGAGGCCGCCGAGATGGACGGCGCCGGCCCGGTGCGGCGCTTCTTCTCGATCATCGTGCCGTCGCTCAAGCAGGTCTTCGCCGTCGTGATCATCCTGTCGACGATCTGGGACTTCAAGGTCTTCGCGCAGGTCTACCTGATGCCGGGAGGCTCCGGCTCCAACCGCCAGGTGCTCAACCTCGGCGTGTGGTCGTACGTGGAGTCGTTCGGGCAGAACCGCTACGGGTTCGGCTCGGCCATCGCGGTGCTGCTCACCCTCGTGCTGCTGGCCATCACGGTCGTCTACGTCCGCACCATGCTCAAGGAGGACAAGCTGTGA
- a CDS encoding Lrp/AsnC family transcriptional regulator yields the protein MDNLDRSILDLLRQNARAGYGDIGSVVGLSASAVKRRVDRLVADGVIRGFTIQVDPAIDGMSTEAYVELFCRGTVSPEELLRILSAVPEVVDAGTVTGSADAIVHIRSRDIPSLEAALEKVRLAPNVDHTRSAIVLSRLINRGNA from the coding sequence GTGGACAACCTCGATCGCAGCATCCTCGATCTGCTCCGTCAGAACGCGCGCGCCGGCTACGGCGACATCGGCTCGGTGGTCGGGCTGTCCGCCTCCGCCGTCAAGCGCCGCGTCGACCGCCTGGTCGCCGACGGGGTGATCCGCGGCTTCACCATCCAGGTCGACCCGGCGATCGACGGCATGAGCACGGAGGCGTACGTCGAGCTGTTCTGCCGCGGCACGGTGTCGCCGGAGGAGCTGCTCCGCATCCTCTCCGCCGTGCCCGAGGTCGTCGACGCGGGCACGGTGACGGGCAGCGCGGACGCCATCGTCCACATCCGCTCGCGCGACATCCCGAGCCTGGAGGCGGCCCTCGAGAAGGTGCGGCTCGCGCCCAACGTCGACCACACCCGCAGCGCCATCGTGCTGTCCCGGCTCATCAACCGCGGCAACGCCTGA
- a CDS encoding carbohydrate ABC transporter permease, giving the protein MNRKLRGRIVRGVLVALLLVFTLFPVYWMVSSAFDKRASSGGQSLVPQEFTFDNFAYVLTSGGFDVFLRNSAIVAVAVVVLSAVLALLASVAVARFQFTFRTAMLFMILTVQMVPLEALVIPLFVQVRDLGLLNQLLGLIVVYVALSLPFGIWMLRGFVAAVPVELEEAAYLDGASWWRMFRSVLFPLVMPGLVATSVFAFITAWNEFIFAMTLLGGATQNYTVAIGLKQFFGEHTNEWGYVMAASTIITIPVMVFFVLVQRRLSSGLVAGAVKG; this is encoded by the coding sequence GTGAACCGCAAGCTGCGGGGCCGGATCGTGCGGGGCGTGCTCGTCGCGCTGCTGCTCGTCTTCACCCTCTTCCCGGTCTATTGGATGGTGTCGAGCGCCTTCGACAAGCGGGCCTCGAGCGGCGGCCAGTCGCTCGTGCCGCAGGAGTTCACGTTCGACAATTTCGCGTACGTGCTGACCTCCGGCGGGTTCGACGTGTTCCTGCGCAACTCGGCGATCGTCGCGGTCGCGGTCGTGGTGCTGTCCGCGGTGCTCGCGCTGCTGGCCTCGGTGGCGGTGGCGCGCTTCCAGTTCACCTTCCGCACCGCGATGCTGTTCATGATCCTCACCGTGCAGATGGTGCCGCTGGAGGCGCTGGTCATCCCGCTGTTCGTGCAGGTGCGCGACCTGGGGCTGCTCAACCAGCTGCTCGGCCTCATCGTCGTGTACGTGGCGCTGTCGCTGCCGTTCGGCATCTGGATGCTGCGCGGCTTCGTCGCGGCCGTTCCTGTCGAGCTGGAGGAGGCCGCGTACCTCGACGGCGCGAGCTGGTGGCGGATGTTCCGCTCGGTGCTCTTCCCGCTCGTGATGCCGGGTCTTGTCGCGACGAGCGTGTTCGCCTTCATCACCGCGTGGAACGAATTCATCTTCGCCATGACCCTGCTCGGCGGCGCGACGCAGAACTACACCGTGGCCATCGGTCTCAAGCAGTTCTTCGGCGAGCACACCAACGAGTGGGGCTACGTGATGGCGGCCTCCACGATCATCACCATCCCGGTGATGGTGTTCTTCGTGCTCGTGCAGCGCCGGCTCTCGAGCGGCCTGGTGGCGGGAGCCGTCAAGGGATGA
- a CDS encoding anhydro-N-acetylmuramic acid kinase, producing the protein MRIVSLQSGTSVDGIDVAVVDVAPVDAPGASAERPTLSLRPLLARTVAWPAALRAELLAAVAGEPMTPESFCRLDALAGQEFARAAADAVEAVRGLPGGAADPDLVVSHGQTLHHWVESGHARGTLQIGQPAWIAERLGVPVLSDVRSADIAAGGEGAPLMGLFDRAWLAGEAAAARRPIATVNLGGIANVQVVAPGGTAVAFDSGPANGLIDAVVARATGGERTQDTDGRLAHAGRVREALLGALLTHPYFSAAPPKSTGRETFDLAVVDRALAASGLRPSTEDLIATLTALTARTVADAVLAVGPAPAMLIASGGGVHNPALMRALEAALAPHDTSVVTSDALGVPADHKESLLFALVGWLSWHGVPAELPGTPAGRARVLGRLTPAMGRPLAPSTGRALTGVSGLRVEAPQAEASRVETPAPVAATAEEAHA; encoded by the coding sequence ATGAGGATCGTCTCGCTGCAGTCCGGCACCAGCGTCGACGGCATCGACGTGGCGGTGGTCGACGTGGCGCCGGTCGACGCACCGGGCGCCTCCGCCGAGCGGCCCACCCTCTCGCTGCGGCCGCTGCTCGCGCGCACGGTCGCCTGGCCGGCGGCTCTGCGCGCCGAGCTGCTCGCTGCCGTCGCCGGTGAGCCGATGACGCCCGAGAGCTTCTGCCGGCTCGACGCGCTGGCCGGCCAGGAGTTCGCGCGCGCCGCCGCGGATGCGGTGGAGGCGGTGCGTGGGCTGCCCGGAGGCGCAGCCGATCCCGACCTCGTCGTCTCGCACGGCCAGACGCTGCACCATTGGGTCGAGAGCGGTCACGCGCGCGGCACCCTGCAGATCGGGCAGCCGGCGTGGATCGCCGAGCGGCTCGGCGTCCCCGTCCTGTCGGACGTCCGCTCGGCCGACATCGCGGCCGGCGGCGAGGGCGCACCCTTGATGGGGTTGTTCGACCGCGCCTGGCTGGCGGGGGAGGCGGCAGCCGCCCGACGGCCGATCGCCACCGTCAACCTCGGCGGCATCGCCAATGTGCAGGTCGTGGCACCGGGCGGCACCGCCGTCGCCTTCGACAGCGGCCCGGCCAACGGGCTCATCGACGCCGTGGTGGCGCGGGCGACGGGAGGCGAGCGGACGCAGGACACCGACGGACGGCTCGCTCACGCGGGCCGGGTGCGGGAGGCCCTGCTCGGGGCGCTGCTGACGCATCCGTACTTCTCCGCCGCGCCGCCCAAGAGCACGGGCCGGGAGACGTTCGACCTCGCGGTCGTCGACCGCGCGCTCGCGGCGTCCGGCCTCCGCCCCTCCACCGAGGATCTGATCGCGACGCTCACCGCCCTCACCGCGCGGACCGTCGCCGACGCCGTGCTGGCGGTCGGCCCTGCGCCGGCCATGCTCATCGCCTCGGGCGGCGGCGTGCACAACCCGGCGCTGATGCGGGCCCTGGAGGCTGCGCTCGCGCCCCACGACACCTCGGTCGTGACGAGCGACGCGCTGGGCGTGCCCGCCGACCACAAGGAGTCGCTGCTGTTCGCACTGGTCGGTTGGCTGAGCTGGCACGGCGTGCCCGCCGAGCTGCCCGGTACACCGGCGGGGAGGGCGCGCGTCCTCGGGCGGCTGACGCCGGCCATGGGCCGGCCGCTCGCCCCGAGCACCGGGCGTGCGCTGACCGGCGTCTCCGGGCTGCGGGTGGAGGCCCCACAAGCCGAGGCTTCGCGGGTCGAGACCCCCGCCCCCGTCGCCGCGACCGCAGAGGAGGCGCACGCGTGA
- a CDS encoding MOSC domain-containing protein, translated as MASVIAVCRVDQLLHDSSYIGVTAIDKRPVSRRLKVRPYGLHGDVQADRKHHGGPTKALYVYAEEDAAFWAGELGRDIPPGLFGENLRLGGLDVNAAEIGERWRIGEQLVVEVTCPRTPCATFQRRMGEEQWVRRFTEAARPGPYLSVVKSGAIGAGDEVEVVSRPGHGVTIASWFAAADAGQADALEAAEREGRVTLVREMHESIAAVRKRTSA; from the coding sequence ATGGCCTCCGTCATCGCCGTCTGCCGTGTCGACCAGCTGCTGCACGACTCCAGCTACATCGGCGTCACCGCGATCGACAAGCGGCCGGTGTCGCGGCGGCTCAAGGTGCGGCCGTACGGGCTCCACGGCGACGTGCAGGCCGACCGCAAGCACCACGGCGGCCCGACGAAGGCGCTGTACGTCTACGCCGAGGAGGACGCCGCGTTCTGGGCCGGCGAGCTCGGCCGCGACATCCCGCCGGGCCTGTTCGGCGAGAACCTGCGGCTCGGCGGGCTCGACGTGAACGCGGCCGAGATCGGCGAGCGCTGGCGGATCGGCGAGCAGTTGGTCGTCGAGGTCACCTGCCCCCGCACGCCGTGCGCGACCTTCCAGCGCCGCATGGGCGAGGAGCAGTGGGTGCGCCGCTTCACCGAGGCCGCGCGCCCCGGGCCGTATCTCTCGGTCGTGAAGTCGGGCGCGATCGGCGCGGGCGACGAGGTGGAGGTCGTCTCGCGTCCCGGCCACGGCGTCACGATCGCGTCGTGGTTCGCCGCGGCGGACGCCGGGCAGGCCGACGCGCTGGAGGCGGCGGAGCGGGAGGGGCGCGTGACGCTCGTCCGCGAGATGCACGAGTCCATCGCCGCGGTCCGCAAGCGCACCTCCGCCTGA
- a CDS encoding peptide MFS transporter codes for MSDSEQVTQPHDTRNDRGFFGQPRPLASVFGVEMWERFSFYGMQGILLIYLYYSAERGGLGVPEATAAGIVGAYGGAVYFSTILGAWLADRVFGSERILFWSAVVIMAGHISLALLPGFTGVIVGLICVAIGSGGLKANATRIVGTLYDEHDPRRDAGFSLFYLGINLGAFLGPLLTGLLQTTLGFHWGFGLAAVGMAIGLIQYSFGRKRLPDRAREVPHPLPRSRYPLMIVLAIVAVVILVVLVLTGLINADNIALWVIGLVVAAAIAYFVVILGSRLVSADERSRVVAFIPLFIVNAVFWSLYQQQFTVVTIYSDKRLNRDIFGWEFPVSWVQSINPIFIIVLSGVFAAIWTKWGEKQPSTPLKFAAGTVFMGLAFWLFLIWAGGGANSTPVLAIVGILLVFTVAELLISPIGLSASTKLAPRPFQAQMVALYFLSVALGTAMAGQLAKLYSPDNEGVYFSIIGLVAVIVGVALALVSRWVLRLMRGVR; via the coding sequence ATGAGCGACTCGGAGCAGGTGACGCAGCCGCACGACACGCGCAACGATCGCGGCTTCTTCGGGCAGCCGCGCCCGCTCGCGAGCGTGTTCGGCGTGGAGATGTGGGAGCGGTTCTCGTTCTACGGGATGCAGGGCATCCTCCTCATCTACCTCTACTACAGCGCGGAACGCGGGGGCCTCGGCGTGCCGGAGGCGACCGCCGCCGGCATCGTCGGGGCGTACGGCGGCGCGGTGTACTTCTCGACCATCCTGGGCGCCTGGCTCGCCGACCGGGTGTTCGGCTCGGAGCGCATCCTGTTCTGGAGCGCCGTCGTCATCATGGCGGGCCACATCTCGCTCGCACTGCTGCCCGGGTTCACCGGCGTCATCGTCGGCCTGATCTGCGTCGCGATCGGCAGCGGCGGGCTCAAGGCCAACGCCACCCGCATCGTCGGCACCCTCTACGACGAGCACGACCCGCGGCGCGACGCGGGCTTCTCGCTGTTCTACCTGGGCATCAACCTCGGCGCGTTCCTCGGGCCGCTGCTGACCGGCCTGCTGCAGACGACGCTCGGCTTCCACTGGGGCTTCGGGCTCGCAGCGGTCGGCATGGCGATCGGCCTCATCCAGTACTCGTTCGGCCGCAAGCGCCTGCCGGACCGGGCGCGGGAGGTGCCGCATCCGCTGCCGCGCAGCCGGTATCCGCTGATGATCGTGCTGGCCATCGTGGCGGTGGTGATACTCGTGGTGCTCGTCCTCACCGGCCTGATCAACGCGGACAACATCGCGCTCTGGGTGATCGGCCTCGTGGTGGCGGCGGCCATCGCGTACTTCGTGGTGATCCTCGGCTCGCGGCTGGTCAGCGCCGACGAGCGCAGCCGCGTCGTCGCCTTCATCCCGCTGTTCATCGTCAACGCGGTCTTCTGGTCCCTGTACCAGCAGCAGTTCACCGTCGTGACGATCTACTCGGACAAGCGCCTGAACCGCGACATCTTCGGCTGGGAGTTCCCGGTCTCGTGGGTGCAGTCGATCAACCCGATCTTCATCATCGTGCTGTCGGGCGTGTTCGCGGCGATCTGGACGAAGTGGGGCGAGAAGCAGCCGTCGACGCCGCTCAAGTTCGCGGCGGGCACGGTCTTCATGGGGCTCGCGTTCTGGCTGTTCCTGATCTGGGCGGGTGGAGGCGCCAACAGCACGCCGGTGCTCGCGATCGTCGGCATCCTCCTCGTCTTCACGGTCGCGGAGCTGCTGATCTCGCCGATCGGGCTCTCGGCGTCGACGAAGCTCGCACCACGGCCGTTCCAGGCGCAGATGGTGGCCCTGTACTTCCTGTCGGTGGCGCTCGGCACCGCGATGGCCGGACAGCTCGCGAAGCTGTACTCGCCCGACAACGAAGGGGTGTACTTCAGCATCATCGGGCTCGTGGCGGTGATCGTCGGCGTCGCGCTGGCCCTGGTCAGCCGGTGGGTGCTGCGGCTGATGCGCGGGGTGCGGTAG